A region from the Rosa rugosa chromosome 6, drRosRugo1.1, whole genome shotgun sequence genome encodes:
- the LOC133715918 gene encoding uncharacterized protein LOC133715918, which yields MEEAKAMAQHQQQQQLLLQQQQQHQQQQQQQQHQQQHQQQQQQQQQQQQLLLLHQLQRQQQQAQQAAAISRFPSNIDAHLRPLRALNLQPNQISNPNPNPNPNPNPNPNPNPNPNSVLPNLQQNPNENPQQQPQQQQQQRAIRPGNQAELQMAYQDAWRVCHPDFKRPFSSLEDACERLLPYHVVADYEAEEDDRILDSDTTGMMPSRSQQWDHNISAKVAEFTATFEKQALAFNIISRKRAFGEFRSEERLMIEQALCQEEKRACLELRAELDSREKARMAAIVQAEQARVESQTHAEMLARAPIRASALGAQGNDVPIGHDMRVQEHGANPEEMINGWGNSMQRDEKEPSEDFLNDEETENGSTGMQDGWREVGEFDLNTR from the exons ATGGAAGAAGCGAAAGCAATGGCTCAacatcagcagcagcagcagctattgttacagcagcaacaacagcaccagcaacagcagcagcagcagcaacaccAGCAACAgcatcagcagcagcagcagcagcagcaacaacaacaacagttaTTGCTTTTACATCAATTACAAAGACAACAGCAACAGGCGCAACAGGCCGCTGCCATTTCTCGTTTCCCTTCCAACATCGACGCTCATTTGCGCCCACTCCGAGCCCTCAATCTCCAACCTAACCAAATCTCCAAccccaaccctaaccctaaccccaaccccaaccccaaccccaaccctaaccctaaccccaaTTCTGTTCTTCCCAATCTCCAACAAAATCCTAATGAGAACCCGCAGCAACAGCCccaacagcagcagcaacagaGGGCGATCCGTCCGGGTAACCAGGCCGAGCTGCAAATGGCGTACCAGGACGCCTGGCGGGTCTGCCATCCGGATTTCAAGCGTCCCTTCTCTTCTCTCGAAGACGCATGTGAAAG GTTACTGCCTTACCATGTGGTGGCAGATTATGAGGCTGAAGAGGATGACCGAATCCTTGACTCTGACACTACAGGCATGATGCCATCTCGCTCTCAGCAGTGGGATCACAACATTTCTGCAAAAGTTGCTGAGTTTACAGCAACGTTTGAGAAACAGGCACTGGCCTTCAACATTATCTCCCGCAAGCGTGCTTTTGGGGAATTTAGATCAGAAGAGAGACTTATGATTGAGCAGGCTCTTTGCCAAGAAGAAAAACGAGCATGTCTGGAATTAAGAGCAGAGCTTGATTCAAGAGAAAAAGCTCGAATGGCAGCGATTGTTCAGGCAGAGCAAGCTCGGGTTGAGTCACAAACACATGCCGAAATGTTGGCTCGGGCCCCAATAAGGGCAAGTGCACTTGGGGCTCAAGGCAATGATGTCCCGATTGGTCATGATATGAGAGTACAGGAACACGGGGCTAACCCAGAAGAGATGATAAATGGATGGGGAAATAGTATGCAAAGAGATGAGAAAGAACCATCTGAAGATTTTCTAAATGACGAGGAGACTGAGAATGGATCTACTGGCATGCAGGATGGCTGGCGTGAAGTTGGAGAATTTGATTTGAACACACGTTAA
- the LOC133715919 gene encoding uncharacterized protein LOC133715919 isoform X2 has product MKPKTTGVPRSQKSKPFQGDGPNWVLIAGGALLSTLSIRLGYKLKQALDIKQQENARSGKSSDRRMPAGCHMHSNVYSFTQQDDGSCFNCISGTESMMEMKCLPNGQMLTESDGTLPLVTVPAPQFNKENGIIWASSPDRLEMPPKPFLHHSNCSDSPCVSDSGSDIFSKREVIQKLRQQLKRRDDMILEMQDQIVELQNSLNAQLAHSAHLQSQLDAANRDFFDSEREIQRLRKAIADHCVGHVSSNDKLAPATIWQSEVRNGHGNGCLDGENNLDASEKGRGGDGGRIEMLRREVGELKEVIDGKEYLLQSYKEQKAELSLKIKELQQRLDSQLPNIL; this is encoded by the exons ATGAAACCAAAAACTACTGGTGTGCCTAGATCTCAGAAGTCGAAACCTTTTCAGGGTGATGGACCTAATTGGGTTCTTATTGCCGGCGGTGCCTTATTAAGTACGTTATCGATACGTCTTGGCTACAAGCTGAAGCAAGCACTTGACATAAAACAGCAGGAGAATGCTA GAAGTGGAAAATCCTCTGACAGAAGGATGCCTGCAGGTTGCCACATGCACTCAAATGTTTATTCCTTTACACAACAAGATGATGGCAGTTGCTTTAATTGCATTTCAG GAACTGAGAGCATGATGGAGATGAAGTGCCTGCCTAATGGCCAGATGCTGACTGAATCTGATGGAACCTTGCCTTTGGTGACGGTTCCAGCCCCTCAATTTAACAAGGAGAATGGCATCATCTGGGCATCTTCTCCTGATCGCCTTGAGATGCCTCCAAAGCCCTTCCTACACCATTCAAATTGCTCAGATTCTCCATGTGTTTCAGACTCTGGCTCTGACATCTTCAGTAAGCGGGAAGTAATACAAAAACTTAGGCAACAATTGAAGAGAAGAGATGACATGATCCTAGAGATGCAGGATCAGATTGTAGAGTTGCAGAATTCACTGAATGCTCAGCTGGCACATTCTGCCCATTTGCAATCGCAGCTTGATGCAGCAAATAGGGACTTTTTTGATTCTGAGAGAGAAATCCAAAGGCTTAGGAAGGCGATTGCAGATCACTGTGTGGGACATGTGAGCTCCAACGACAAACTAGCCCCGGCCACTATATGGCAATCTGAAGTAAGAAACGGTCATGGAAATGGATGTCTTGATGGGGAAAACAATCTTGATGCCTCAGAAAAAGGAAGAGGGGGGGATGGAGGGAGGATTGAAATGCTGAGGAGGGAAGTAGGAGAATTGAAGGAAGTGATAGATGGAAAGGAGTACTTGCTGCAGAGCTACAAGGAGCAGAAAGCAGAGCTCTCACTGAAAATCAAAGAGTTGCAGCAGAGACTAGATTCTCAACTTCCCAATATTTTGTAG
- the LOC133715919 gene encoding uncharacterized protein LOC133715919 isoform X1 produces the protein MKPKTTGVPRSQKSKPFQGDGPNWVLIAGGALLSTLSIRLGYKLKQALDIKQQENASNGSGKSSDRRMPAGCHMHSNVYSFTQQDDGSCFNCISGTESMMEMKCLPNGQMLTESDGTLPLVTVPAPQFNKENGIIWASSPDRLEMPPKPFLHHSNCSDSPCVSDSGSDIFSKREVIQKLRQQLKRRDDMILEMQDQIVELQNSLNAQLAHSAHLQSQLDAANRDFFDSEREIQRLRKAIADHCVGHVSSNDKLAPATIWQSEVRNGHGNGCLDGENNLDASEKGRGGDGGRIEMLRREVGELKEVIDGKEYLLQSYKEQKAELSLKIKELQQRLDSQLPNIL, from the exons ATGAAACCAAAAACTACTGGTGTGCCTAGATCTCAGAAGTCGAAACCTTTTCAGGGTGATGGACCTAATTGGGTTCTTATTGCCGGCGGTGCCTTATTAAGTACGTTATCGATACGTCTTGGCTACAAGCTGAAGCAAGCACTTGACATAAAACAGCAGGAGAATGCTAGTAATG GAAGTGGAAAATCCTCTGACAGAAGGATGCCTGCAGGTTGCCACATGCACTCAAATGTTTATTCCTTTACACAACAAGATGATGGCAGTTGCTTTAATTGCATTTCAG GAACTGAGAGCATGATGGAGATGAAGTGCCTGCCTAATGGCCAGATGCTGACTGAATCTGATGGAACCTTGCCTTTGGTGACGGTTCCAGCCCCTCAATTTAACAAGGAGAATGGCATCATCTGGGCATCTTCTCCTGATCGCCTTGAGATGCCTCCAAAGCCCTTCCTACACCATTCAAATTGCTCAGATTCTCCATGTGTTTCAGACTCTGGCTCTGACATCTTCAGTAAGCGGGAAGTAATACAAAAACTTAGGCAACAATTGAAGAGAAGAGATGACATGATCCTAGAGATGCAGGATCAGATTGTAGAGTTGCAGAATTCACTGAATGCTCAGCTGGCACATTCTGCCCATTTGCAATCGCAGCTTGATGCAGCAAATAGGGACTTTTTTGATTCTGAGAGAGAAATCCAAAGGCTTAGGAAGGCGATTGCAGATCACTGTGTGGGACATGTGAGCTCCAACGACAAACTAGCCCCGGCCACTATATGGCAATCTGAAGTAAGAAACGGTCATGGAAATGGATGTCTTGATGGGGAAAACAATCTTGATGCCTCAGAAAAAGGAAGAGGGGGGGATGGAGGGAGGATTGAAATGCTGAGGAGGGAAGTAGGAGAATTGAAGGAAGTGATAGATGGAAAGGAGTACTTGCTGCAGAGCTACAAGGAGCAGAAAGCAGAGCTCTCACTGAAAATCAAAGAGTTGCAGCAGAGACTAGATTCTCAACTTCCCAATATTTTGTAG
- the LOC133715919 gene encoding uncharacterized protein LOC133715919 isoform X3 yields the protein MPAGCHMHSNVYSFTQQDDGSCFNCISGTESMMEMKCLPNGQMLTESDGTLPLVTVPAPQFNKENGIIWASSPDRLEMPPKPFLHHSNCSDSPCVSDSGSDIFSKREVIQKLRQQLKRRDDMILEMQDQIVELQNSLNAQLAHSAHLQSQLDAANRDFFDSEREIQRLRKAIADHCVGHVSSNDKLAPATIWQSEVRNGHGNGCLDGENNLDASEKGRGGDGGRIEMLRREVGELKEVIDGKEYLLQSYKEQKAELSLKIKELQQRLDSQLPNIL from the exons ATGCCTGCAGGTTGCCACATGCACTCAAATGTTTATTCCTTTACACAACAAGATGATGGCAGTTGCTTTAATTGCATTTCAG GAACTGAGAGCATGATGGAGATGAAGTGCCTGCCTAATGGCCAGATGCTGACTGAATCTGATGGAACCTTGCCTTTGGTGACGGTTCCAGCCCCTCAATTTAACAAGGAGAATGGCATCATCTGGGCATCTTCTCCTGATCGCCTTGAGATGCCTCCAAAGCCCTTCCTACACCATTCAAATTGCTCAGATTCTCCATGTGTTTCAGACTCTGGCTCTGACATCTTCAGTAAGCGGGAAGTAATACAAAAACTTAGGCAACAATTGAAGAGAAGAGATGACATGATCCTAGAGATGCAGGATCAGATTGTAGAGTTGCAGAATTCACTGAATGCTCAGCTGGCACATTCTGCCCATTTGCAATCGCAGCTTGATGCAGCAAATAGGGACTTTTTTGATTCTGAGAGAGAAATCCAAAGGCTTAGGAAGGCGATTGCAGATCACTGTGTGGGACATGTGAGCTCCAACGACAAACTAGCCCCGGCCACTATATGGCAATCTGAAGTAAGAAACGGTCATGGAAATGGATGTCTTGATGGGGAAAACAATCTTGATGCCTCAGAAAAAGGAAGAGGGGGGGATGGAGGGAGGATTGAAATGCTGAGGAGGGAAGTAGGAGAATTGAAGGAAGTGATAGATGGAAAGGAGTACTTGCTGCAGAGCTACAAGGAGCAGAAAGCAGAGCTCTCACTGAAAATCAAAGAGTTGCAGCAGAGACTAGATTCTCAACTTCCCAATATTTTGTAG